A window of Dorea formicigenerans contains these coding sequences:
- a CDS encoding VaFE repeat-containing surface-anchored protein, with product MLQTYKSYTRRTLAMLLAVLVAVGALFSGSFPVHAADGTISYKAGANIPYGSYFTSRMSFDGSNTAYCVEPLKKTPSSGSYSYDLLSQNSPLRKALYYLNGGYGYDKVVKDKYFSGWSDDNSYVIGHLVVAYIYAGNSADTGAFHGAPQSYIDKALEVASAIQGLPNPPEGFRAFIVPGQGSQTIAGSWYQVPNGWIELKKSSANGSVSDGNPNYSLKGAVYGIYQGEKLIQKLTTDENGYARSGELEEGDYTIKELSASKGYIVDTKAHKVTVKAEQTSAANVTDIPQNNPMNLVLEKLDAETKKASPQGAASLANAEFTVKFYTEQSDSDPAEAGKKPARTWVLKTDVSGKMHFTKDSFVSGDAFYYTSDGKTVCLPLGTITVQESKAPAGYQLNPTVFVQKITGDGKQEMVSVYQSSTIEESVIRGGVKIQKRDSETGEAKPQGSATLEGTVFAITTLNENPVLVDGTSYTKDQVVLTLTADKSGSAATAKDALPFGHYRVDETTAPSGYLNSGKISVEFDITEQGKIVELTAKDNSISNQVIRGDLEFVKIADGSQNRLANVPFKITSKTTGESHVIVTDANGYASTSSKWNKHTANTNRGESSEDGIWFGTSKPDDSKGALIYDTYTLAEQRCDSNKGMDLLTFEVKVYKDSVLIQVGTLTDDAIEIGTTALDAETGTHMSQPAKEVTIEDVVEYEGLKKGQKYKLTGTLMDKKTGEPILVDEKPVISETEFTAKKSSGSVKVTFTFDATSLKGKTTVVFEELYQDEMQLAVHTDINDEDQTIYFPEIKTTAKDADTNSNISCAKEEITLVDTVSFKGLVPNQKYEVTGTLIDKETKKPVEADGKPVTAKASFKPKESAGTVDVTFTFDASSLKGKTVVVFESLAYKDKEVAVHTDIADEGQTIYFPEIKTTATDAASGTHYAKPEKELTLTDLVEYKNLIPGKEYKLTGTLMDAETEKPFDVDGKAVTAETSFTPEEANGSVELSFTFDASALSGKTLVAFETMTFEDHEVAVHADIKDANQTIYFPEIKTTAKDGSDGDQDVSASKEATIVDTVTYHGLMPGSEYKVIGTLMNKETGEALLKDGKPVTAQAEFKAEKAGGSVEVTFTFDASALAGQDVVVFEKLYYTDGKTEHEIASHEDLKDEGQTVHMTELPKEPETPPVAPPVKTGDETPLLLYAGIAIAALAGASVLGIVYFKRKKKHQ from the coding sequence ATGTTACAGACATACAAATCCTATACCAGACGGACGCTGGCTATGCTGCTGGCAGTCCTTGTCGCAGTCGGCGCATTGTTTTCCGGCAGTTTTCCGGTTCATGCAGCCGACGGCACCATCAGCTATAAGGCAGGTGCCAATATCCCTTACGGCAGCTATTTTACCTCCCGCATGAGCTTTGACGGGAGCAATACTGCCTACTGCGTGGAACCACTGAAGAAAACACCTTCCTCTGGTTCCTATTCCTATGACCTTTTAAGCCAGAACTCCCCGCTCAGAAAAGCGCTCTACTACTTAAACGGCGGTTACGGCTACGATAAAGTCGTCAAGGATAAATATTTCAGTGGCTGGAGTGATGATAACAGCTATGTCATCGGACATCTGGTTGTCGCTTACATCTATGCCGGTAATTCCGCTGACACCGGAGCTTTCCATGGCGCCCCGCAGTCCTATATTGATAAAGCACTGGAAGTAGCCAGTGCCATTCAGGGACTTCCGAACCCGCCGGAAGGCTTCCGGGCATTCATCGTTCCGGGACAGGGCAGCCAGACCATTGCCGGAAGCTGGTATCAGGTTCCAAACGGCTGGATCGAACTGAAAAAATCTTCTGCCAACGGAAGCGTATCGGACGGGAATCCGAATTACAGCTTAAAGGGTGCTGTGTATGGGATCTATCAGGGTGAGAAGCTCATCCAGAAACTGACCACTGATGAAAACGGGTATGCCAGATCCGGCGAACTGGAGGAAGGCGATTATACCATAAAAGAGCTCTCTGCTTCCAAAGGCTACATTGTAGACACCAAAGCTCACAAAGTCACCGTAAAAGCAGAACAGACTTCTGCTGCAAACGTAACAGATATTCCGCAGAATAATCCCATGAATCTGGTGCTTGAAAAGCTGGATGCCGAAACAAAGAAAGCCTCCCCACAGGGAGCAGCTTCCCTTGCAAACGCAGAATTTACAGTCAAGTTCTATACCGAGCAGTCTGACAGTGATCCTGCGGAAGCTGGAAAGAAACCGGCACGTACCTGGGTATTAAAAACAGATGTTTCCGGAAAGATGCATTTTACCAAAGATTCCTTTGTAAGCGGCGATGCCTTTTACTATACCAGTGATGGCAAGACCGTCTGTCTTCCGCTCGGTACCATAACGGTACAGGAAAGCAAAGCCCCTGCCGGATACCAGCTCAATCCAACTGTCTTCGTACAGAAAATTACAGGTGACGGTAAGCAGGAAATGGTTTCGGTATACCAGTCTTCTACCATAGAAGAATCTGTCATCCGTGGCGGAGTGAAGATCCAGAAACGTGACAGCGAGACCGGAGAAGCAAAACCGCAGGGTTCTGCCACTTTGGAAGGTACTGTCTTTGCGATCACTACGTTAAATGAAAATCCGGTATTAGTAGACGGAACATCCTACACGAAAGATCAGGTTGTCCTTACACTTACTGCCGATAAATCCGGTTCTGCTGCAACTGCAAAAGATGCTCTCCCATTCGGACATTACCGTGTGGATGAAACAACTGCACCTTCCGGTTATCTGAACAGCGGAAAGATCTCTGTAGAATTTGACATCACAGAACAGGGAAAAATCGTGGAACTGACTGCAAAAGACAATTCCATCTCCAATCAGGTCATCCGCGGGGATCTGGAATTTGTCAAGATTGCTGACGGCAGCCAGAACCGTCTGGCAAATGTGCCATTTAAGATCACTTCCAAAACAACAGGCGAAAGCCATGTGATTGTGACAGATGCCAACGGTTATGCCAGCACTTCCTCCAAATGGAACAAACATACCGCAAATACCAACCGGGGTGAGTCTTCGGAAGACGGCATCTGGTTCGGCACCTCCAAACCGGATGATTCCAAAGGCGCTCTCATTTACGATACTTACACTCTGGCGGAACAGCGTTGTGATTCCAACAAAGGCATGGATCTTTTAACCTTTGAAGTCAAGGTTTATAAGGATTCTGTTCTGATACAGGTTGGAACTCTGACCGATGATGCCATTGAGATCGGCACGACTGCTCTGGATGCCGAGACCGGTACACACATGAGCCAGCCGGCAAAAGAAGTGACCATTGAAGACGTTGTGGAATACGAAGGACTGAAAAAGGGCCAGAAATACAAACTGACTGGAACCTTAATGGATAAAAAAACCGGGGAACCAATCCTTGTGGATGAAAAACCGGTGATTTCTGAAACTGAATTTACTGCAAAGAAATCCTCCGGCTCCGTCAAAGTAACCTTTACCTTTGATGCAACTTCCTTAAAGGGAAAAACAACCGTTGTCTTCGAGGAATTATATCAGGATGAGATGCAGCTTGCAGTCCATACCGACATCAACGATGAAGACCAGACCATCTATTTCCCGGAAATCAAGACTACTGCGAAAGATGCGGACACGAACTCCAATATTTCCTGTGCAAAGGAAGAAATCACGCTGGTGGATACGGTTTCCTTTAAGGGGCTGGTTCCTAACCAGAAATATGAAGTGACTGGAACTCTGATAGATAAAGAAACAAAGAAACCAGTCGAAGCAGACGGAAAACCGGTGACAGCAAAAGCATCCTTCAAGCCAAAAGAATCCGCTGGTACGGTAGATGTTACCTTTACCTTTGATGCCAGCTCCTTAAAAGGGAAAACAGTAGTTGTCTTTGAATCCCTGGCTTACAAAGACAAGGAAGTTGCCGTACACACAGACATTGCGGATGAAGGACAGACTATTTACTTCCCGGAAATCAAAACCACTGCAACAGATGCTGCTTCCGGCACACACTATGCAAAACCGGAAAAAGAACTGACGCTTACAGACCTTGTGGAATACAAAAACCTGATCCCAGGCAAAGAGTACAAGCTGACAGGAACACTCATGGATGCGGAAACCGAAAAACCTTTCGATGTGGATGGCAAAGCTGTGACTGCAGAAACAAGTTTCACTCCGGAAGAAGCTAACGGCAGCGTAGAGCTTTCCTTTACCTTTGATGCCTCTGCACTTTCCGGAAAAACGCTCGTGGCATTTGAAACAATGACTTTTGAAGATCACGAAGTAGCGGTACATGCGGACATCAAAGATGCCAACCAGACCATCTACTTCCCGGAAATCAAAACCACAGCCAAAGACGGCAGTGACGGGGATCAGGATGTCTCTGCTTCCAAGGAAGCGACTATCGTAGATACGGTCACTTATCATGGTCTGATGCCTGGATCTGAGTACAAAGTCATCGGAACCCTGATGAATAAGGAAACCGGAGAGGCTTTGTTAAAAGACGGAAAACCAGTTACCGCTCAGGCAGAATTTAAAGCAGAAAAAGCTGGCGGCTCTGTGGAAGTTACCTTTACCTTCGACGCTTCTGCTCTTGCCGGACAGGATGTGGTTGTCTTTGAAAAGCTCTACTATACAGACGGAAAAACCGAGCATGAGATTGCTTCCCATGAGGATCTGAAGGATGAAGGTCAGACCGTACACATGACGGAGCTTCCGAAAGAACCGGAGACGCCTCCGGTAGCTCCGCCTGTAAAGACCGGCGATGAGACGCCGCTTCTCCTGTATGCCGGAATCGCCATAGCTGCACTTGCAGGTGCAAGTGTCCTGGGCATCGTTTACTTCAAACGCAAAAAGAAACATCAGTAA
- a CDS encoding DUF3268 family zinc-finger domain-containing protein, with product MKKPKIIRCPYCGGTAILRDASFVYGTHSHGGQVYVCSHYPSCNSYVGVHPGTKIPKGTLANRELRQKRIQAHRIFDQIWQQGILSKPEAYRWVADKFCLTDKQAHIGQFSNYMCDQLIRESADVLKNNHIPFRLRAAS from the coding sequence ATGAAGAAACCAAAAATCATCCGCTGCCCTTACTGCGGCGGAACAGCAATATTAAGAGATGCATCCTTTGTATATGGAACGCATTCTCATGGCGGACAGGTTTATGTCTGCTCCCACTATCCATCCTGCAATTCCTATGTCGGGGTACATCCGGGAACCAAGATACCAAAAGGAACGCTCGCCAACCGGGAGCTTCGTCAAAAGCGGATTCAGGCACATCGAATTTTCGATCAGATCTGGCAACAGGGCATCCTTTCCAAACCGGAAGCATATCGCTGGGTGGCAGATAAGTTCTGTCTGACAGATAAGCAGGCTCACATCGGACAGTTCAGCAACTATATGTGCGACCAGCTCATTCGGGAATCCGCAGATGTTTTAAAGAACAACCATATTCCCTTCCGCCTCCGGGCAGCCAGCTGA
- a CDS encoding sigma-70 family RNA polymerase sigma factor, with amino-acid sequence MMTLPLNKKQKQLVEKSMDLVPIMIRSMTRTAAYVTEEEQQELCQIGYLALCRSAVGFEEGRSFQPYAKTIIRHAIFDYWRKIARDRSMLCSLDEASSEDEHLHYRDLFSYEDTQTTHPEKDTNQTLLLEHLTQLGTGQSSTIQKGIVALYLQQQGYTSFDLAKHYQVPANRVRAWQSKARKLLQQDDALYALLT; translated from the coding sequence ATGATGACCTTACCACTAAATAAAAAGCAAAAACAACTGGTGGAAAAATCCATGGATCTGGTTCCGATCATGATTCGTTCCATGACCCGCACCGCTGCCTATGTAACTGAGGAAGAACAACAGGAATTATGTCAGATTGGATATCTGGCTTTGTGCCGGTCGGCTGTCGGATTTGAGGAAGGAAGATCATTCCAGCCTTATGCCAAAACTATCATCCGTCATGCCATCTTTGACTACTGGCGGAAAATTGCCCGTGACCGCTCCATGCTCTGTTCTCTGGACGAAGCATCATCTGAAGATGAACATCTCCATTATCGTGATTTGTTTTCCTACGAGGATACACAAACAACTCACCCGGAAAAGGACACAAACCAGACCTTGCTTCTTGAGCATTTAACCCAGCTTGGCACCGGACAGTCCTCAACTATTCAGAAGGGAATTGTAGCCCTCTATCTGCAACAGCAGGGATATACCAGCTTTGACTTGGCAAAACACTACCAAGTACCAGCCAATCGTGTACGGGCATGGCAGAGCAAAGCACGGAAACTATTACAGCAGGATGATGCACTCTATGCACTTCTGACTTAA
- a CDS encoding DUF5301 domain-containing protein, with amino-acid sequence MDNYVKGVKVIEIYDAANKELLVKYDDKHNIDKVISALNIKSWKETEKSIGMNPKYTIKFYCDTTNQDEEKDIKEITLYENGEYATIFITSPGGVKQNYKTSIDISELVI; translated from the coding sequence ATGGACAATTATGTAAAAGGTGTAAAAGTTATAGAGATATATGATGCCGCAAATAAGGAATTGCTGGTAAAGTATGATGATAAGCATAATATAGACAAGGTTATTTCTGCTTTAAATATAAAATCATGGAAAGAGACAGAAAAAAGCATAGGTATGAACCCTAAATATACCATAAAATTTTATTGCGATACTACGAACCAAGATGAAGAAAAAGATATAAAAGAAATTACCCTTTATGAAAATGGGGAATATGCTACGATTTTTATTACTTCTCCTGGCGGAGTAAAACAAAACTATAAAACGAGCATTGATATTTCTGAATTGGTTATCTAA
- a CDS encoding EcsC family protein → MRLFDKRTPLQKEWEKLEVQEQRFLQKRSEKRESILNQKLEEKIPPKLQKTLDTAFAKAFALIFEKGTGVIEKTYQRTKLEQDYQVRQYMADVKQNSKSLRSFSKKARDTGTKNLLLSGVSGIGMGVLGIGLPDIPVFTGMILKNIYETALQYGYSYESREEKYFILLLIRGAVSYGDTLCEIDGKVNEFIRNGILPEEYQDKEQIEQTAGALSKELLYMKFLQGIPVVGAVGGAYDAVYMKRITEYAELKYRHRYLAGRKKAENGQLCKRCKSYRDI, encoded by the coding sequence ATGCGATTATTTGATAAAAGGACACCGCTTCAGAAGGAGTGGGAAAAGCTGGAAGTACAGGAGCAGAGATTCCTTCAGAAGCGTTCAGAGAAAAGGGAGAGCATTCTGAATCAGAAACTGGAGGAAAAGATACCGCCGAAACTTCAGAAAACATTGGATACCGCTTTTGCGAAGGCATTTGCTCTGATTTTCGAGAAAGGAACCGGGGTTATTGAAAAGACGTATCAGCGGACAAAACTGGAGCAGGATTATCAGGTGCGGCAGTATATGGCGGATGTAAAGCAGAATTCCAAATCCCTCCGCTCTTTTTCTAAAAAGGCAAGAGATACGGGAACAAAGAATTTACTGCTATCCGGTGTGTCTGGAATCGGGATGGGCGTATTGGGAATCGGTCTGCCGGATATTCCGGTATTTACAGGGATGATTTTAAAGAATATTTATGAGACTGCTCTGCAGTATGGATACAGCTATGAAAGCAGGGAAGAAAAATATTTTATCTTATTATTGATCCGGGGAGCAGTATCCTATGGGGATACACTTTGTGAGATTGACGGGAAAGTAAATGAATTTATCAGAAACGGAATACTGCCGGAAGAGTATCAGGATAAGGAGCAGATCGAACAAACGGCGGGAGCTTTGTCAAAAGAGCTTCTGTATATGAAGTTCTTACAGGGAATTCCGGTGGTTGGTGCTGTAGGCGGAGCTTATGATGCAGTCTACATGAAACGGATCACAGAGTATGCAGAGCTGAAATACCGGCACAGGTATCTGGCGGGGCGGAAAAAGGCAGAGAATGGACAATTATGTAAAAGGTGTAAAAGTTATAGAGATATATGA
- a CDS encoding YccF domain-containing protein, with translation MGCLGNVLWFVFGGAVSGLSWCLAGCLWCITVVGIPVGMQCFKFAALSFFPFGKEVQYGGGAGSFLLNIIWLIVSGLPLALEHLALGTALCVTIIGIPFGLQQFKLAKLALMPFGAEVY, from the coding sequence ATGGGATGCCTGGGAAATGTGTTGTGGTTTGTGTTTGGCGGCGCAGTCAGTGGGCTGAGCTGGTGTCTGGCAGGTTGTCTCTGGTGTATTACCGTTGTGGGGATTCCGGTGGGGATGCAGTGTTTTAAATTTGCGGCGCTTAGTTTTTTCCCCTTTGGAAAAGAGGTGCAGTATGGTGGCGGAGCTGGTTCGTTCCTTTTGAATATCATCTGGCTGATTGTATCCGGTCTGCCTCTTGCACTGGAGCATCTGGCGTTGGGTACAGCTTTATGTGTGACGATTATCGGAATCCCGTTTGGTTTACAGCAGTTTAAACTGGCGAAACTGGCATTGATGCCGTTTGGTGCGGAGGTGTATTAA
- a CDS encoding sensor histidine kinase yields the protein MIKLGFVLLIAVILVQGMLFWKYQRQVKDICRQLSFLMKHDSNMLITREMDFGGIGELADVLNEWLELKRREKKEYLKKEEMISDTYTNLSHDIRTPLTSLDGYFQLMETCEDQEEQRRYMKIIQERIGSLKEMLEELFTFTKLKNDSFHLEMSSCCINKILKDTIFSYYDEWTGRGIEPEIQITDKLLFMNGNEQGIQRIFQNIIKNGLDHGEKKISISLEEVENNIRIQIKNQVCHVEKINVDQVFERFYKADEARSKTSSGLGLSIAKELVLRMDGKISARIEGNEFCVEIVFPK from the coding sequence ATGATAAAACTAGGGTTCGTGCTATTGATAGCAGTGATACTGGTACAAGGAATGTTATTTTGGAAATACCAGCGGCAGGTGAAAGACATCTGCCGCCAGTTGTCGTTTCTGATGAAGCACGACAGCAACATGCTGATTACCAGAGAAATGGATTTTGGAGGCATTGGTGAGTTGGCAGATGTTTTAAACGAATGGCTGGAACTGAAGCGAAGGGAAAAGAAGGAATACTTGAAGAAAGAGGAGATGATTTCGGATACATATACAAATCTCTCACATGATATCCGTACTCCTTTGACATCCCTTGACGGATATTTTCAGTTAATGGAAACCTGTGAAGACCAGGAAGAGCAGAGACGGTATATGAAGATCATACAGGAGAGAATCGGCAGCCTGAAAGAAATGCTGGAAGAATTATTTACTTTTACAAAACTTAAAAACGATTCTTTTCATCTGGAAATGTCATCCTGCTGTATCAACAAGATTTTGAAAGATACCATATTTTCCTACTACGATGAATGGACGGGCAGAGGAATTGAACCGGAGATACAGATTACAGATAAACTGCTGTTTATGAACGGAAATGAACAGGGAATCCAGAGAATTTTTCAGAATATCATAAAAAACGGACTGGATCACGGGGAGAAGAAAATCAGTATTTCACTGGAAGAAGTTGAAAACAACATCCGGATACAGATAAAAAATCAAGTATGTCATGTGGAAAAAATAAATGTAGATCAGGTGTTTGAACGGTTTTATAAAGCGGATGAAGCACGCAGTAAGACTTCCAGCGGTCTCGGCTTATCAATTGCGAAAGAGCTGGTACTTCGTATGGATGGGAAAATCAGCGCCCGGATAGAAGGGAATGAGTTCTGTGTGGAGATTGTGTTTCCAAAATAA
- a CDS encoding ABC transporter permease, which produces MLNMIKMDLYRMVRTKSMYVVWIVMAAAIFFSTSMSKLDIDTMNKEAEQQQTENIAETVKPETINMGMSVFLPTQPGEKVTVFDQVYANLQAKFVALFLVIFTVLFSSADIGSGYIKNIGGQVRSRRNLIFSKASVLFVYTTVTMLLYFIIQIIAQQMYFGYLEWGNGSELLRYFGIQILLHYALVLISMAIAVVLNSNVFSMTIVICLCMNTMIVLYGVINHLIQKAGVENFQILKYTVTGKIALLSMSPTNKECLTAVVIAAAFGIVVTLLTAWVFRKRDI; this is translated from the coding sequence ATGCTTAATATGATAAAAATGGATCTGTACCGGATGGTCCGGACAAAAAGTATGTATGTGGTATGGATTGTGATGGCGGCAGCTATATTCTTCTCCACATCCATGTCGAAACTGGATATTGATACGATGAACAAGGAAGCGGAACAACAGCAGACAGAAAACATTGCAGAAACAGTGAAACCAGAAACCATCAATATGGGAATGTCCGTATTCCTGCCGACACAGCCGGGAGAAAAAGTAACGGTCTTTGATCAGGTATATGCAAACCTGCAGGCGAAGTTTGTGGCGTTGTTTCTGGTGATTTTTACAGTGCTGTTTTCCAGTGCAGATATAGGAAGCGGTTATATTAAAAATATCGGCGGGCAGGTAAGGAGCCGGAGAAACCTGATCTTTTCCAAAGCTTCCGTGTTGTTTGTGTATACGACTGTTACCATGCTGCTTTATTTCATCATTCAGATTATTGCACAGCAGATGTACTTCGGATATCTGGAGTGGGGGAATGGAAGCGAGTTGCTGAGATACTTTGGTATTCAGATTTTGCTTCATTATGCACTGGTACTAATCAGTATGGCGATTGCGGTGGTTTTGAACAGCAACGTGTTCAGCATGACGATTGTTATCTGCCTGTGCATGAATACCATGATTGTCTTATACGGAGTGATCAATCATTTGATCCAGAAGGCAGGTGTGGAGAATTTCCAGATTTTGAAATATACAGTGACAGGAAAGATTGCACTTTTATCCATGTCACCGACCAATAAGGAATGCCTGACGGCAGTTGTGATTGCGGCGGCGTTCGGAATCGTGGTTACATTACTGACAGCATGGGTATTCAGAAAGAGAGATATCTAA
- a CDS encoding ABC transporter ATP-binding protein has translation MKALSELLLSTNGLTKQYGHHKAVDKVNLHIKKGAIYGFIGRNGAGKTTCLKMISGLARPTAGEIEMFGCKGKELERIRSRVGCLIEAPGLYGNMNAYTNLKIKCELFGIRKKGYIEDILETVGLEGVGKKKTKHFSLGMKQRLGIGLALVGEPDLLVLDEPINGLDPQGIAEVRDTIQRLRDERNMTILTSSHILEELSKIATDYGIIHNGSLLQELTSEELMKRCSERIEIELIHPEQAVPILDRMGFTNYQVTDKSHIHIFERLNESANVNMELAKAGILVNGISITSEELETYFLNLTGGNQNA, from the coding sequence ATGAAAGCATTGAGTGAATTGTTATTAAGTACAAATGGATTGACGAAGCAGTATGGTCATCATAAGGCAGTGGATAAAGTAAACCTTCACATAAAAAAGGGTGCTATCTATGGATTTATCGGACGGAACGGTGCGGGAAAGACGACTTGCCTGAAGATGATCAGTGGACTTGCAAGACCGACAGCCGGAGAGATTGAGATGTTCGGGTGTAAAGGAAAAGAACTGGAGAGGATTCGTTCTCGTGTGGGGTGTCTGATTGAAGCACCGGGGCTGTATGGCAACATGAATGCATATACAAACCTGAAAATAAAATGTGAATTGTTTGGTATTCGGAAAAAGGGATACATCGAAGATATCTTAGAGACGGTCGGACTGGAAGGTGTCGGAAAGAAAAAAACGAAACATTTTTCCCTTGGAATGAAGCAGCGTCTCGGAATCGGGCTGGCACTGGTCGGGGAGCCGGATCTCCTGGTCCTTGATGAACCGATCAATGGGCTTGATCCCCAGGGAATTGCAGAGGTGCGTGATACCATACAGAGACTGCGAGATGAACGGAATATGACGATTTTGACATCCAGTCATATTTTAGAGGAATTATCTAAGATTGCAACGGATTATGGAATTATCCATAATGGAAGTCTTCTGCAGGAGCTGACAAGCGAAGAACTGATGAAACGCTGCAGTGAACGGATTGAAATAGAGTTAATCCATCCGGAGCAGGCAGTCCCGATTCTGGACAGAATGGGATTTACCAACTATCAGGTTACAGATAAGAGCCATATCCATATATTTGAACGATTGAATGAAAGCGCCAATGTCAATATGGAACTGGCAAAAGCAGGAATTTTGGTCAATGGAATTTCCATTACCAGTGAAGAACTGGAAACCTATTTCTTGAATCTGACAGGAGGGAATCAAAATGCTTAA
- a CDS encoding response regulator transcription factor: protein MRKMEQKNRILIVEDDTDINNLLYTALQKAGYETVQAFSGTEARMLFQMDKAGFSLILLDLMLPGISGEEVLAQIRKQGNTPVIVLTAKDGLDEKIGLLTSGADDYITKPFEIQEVLARIQVQLRHMQQEPEHKSVSYKNLELDRERFEVRIAGVLLPKITKQEFAILELLLEHPKQVFSKEEIFEYAWDEHYMGETKTLDVHISNIRKKIKAVTQEEYIDTVWGIGYRLHS from the coding sequence ATGAGAAAAATGGAGCAGAAAAACAGAATTCTGATTGTAGAAGACGATACGGATATCAATAATCTTTTATATACGGCATTACAGAAAGCAGGGTATGAGACGGTACAGGCTTTTTCCGGGACGGAAGCGAGGATGCTGTTCCAGATGGATAAGGCGGGCTTTTCTTTGATTCTATTGGATCTGATGCTTCCGGGAATTTCAGGAGAAGAGGTGCTTGCCCAGATTCGGAAACAGGGCAATACGCCGGTTATTGTCCTGACAGCCAAAGACGGATTGGATGAAAAAATCGGGCTTCTTACCAGTGGGGCAGATGATTACATTACAAAACCGTTTGAGATACAGGAGGTGCTTGCCCGGATTCAGGTTCAGCTCCGCCATATGCAGCAGGAGCCGGAACATAAAAGCGTGTCATATAAAAACCTGGAACTGGACCGTGAGCGCTTTGAAGTCCGGATTGCCGGAGTGCTGCTTCCCAAAATTACAAAGCAGGAATTTGCAATTCTGGAGCTTTTACTGGAGCATCCGAAACAGGTCTTCAGCAAAGAAGAGATTTTTGAATATGCGTGGGATGAACACTATATGGGAGAGACAAAGACACTGGATGTACATATCAGCAATATCCGGAAAAAGATAAAAGCAGTAACGCAGGAGGAATATATTGATACCGTATGGGGAATCGGCTACCGTCTGCATTCTTAA
- a CDS encoding single-stranded DNA-binding protein, with protein sequence MSAILTILGRATRDPEMQQGKNSGTEYVSLDIAVSQRGQDGKEETIYYQCYFNKFLAERLAKAGVKKGTGLMIYGDLELHPFIYQKGKNAGQANAGPRINVKDWHFVPSNRSDSNTGHPGANQNSQPNGGAATPGAAGNGSYPMQGNPNGSYQNQAMPGGYPQQGMAPANGAYTPPANGGQYQAPPNGTGQPQSSYPPQGSYTGMPNYGGMPGSQPTDGFQNVPEQMASQLPY encoded by the coding sequence ATGTCAGCAATTTTAACAATTTTAGGGAGGGCCACAAGAGATCCTGAGATGCAGCAAGGAAAAAATTCCGGTACGGAATATGTTTCTCTGGACATTGCAGTTTCACAGCGAGGCCAGGATGGAAAGGAAGAAACCATTTACTATCAGTGCTATTTTAACAAGTTCCTTGCAGAACGCTTAGCAAAAGCAGGCGTAAAGAAAGGAACCGGGCTGATGATCTATGGTGATCTGGAGCTTCATCCGTTCATTTATCAGAAAGGAAAGAATGCGGGGCAGGCAAATGCCGGTCCGAGGATCAATGTCAAGGACTGGCACTTTGTACCATCCAACCGTTCTGACAGCAATACCGGACATCCGGGTGCAAACCAGAACAGCCAGCCGAATGGTGGTGCGGCAACGCCCGGTGCAGCCGGCAATGGCAGCTACCCAATGCAGGGAAATCCCAATGGCAGCTACCAGAATCAGGCAATGCCTGGCGGCTATCCACAGCAGGGAATGGCTCCTGCTAACGGTGCCTACACGCCTCCTGCAAATGGCGGACAGTATCAGGCTCCGCCAAACGGAACCGGTCAGCCACAGAGCAGCTACCCGCCGCAGGGCAGTTATACCGGAATGCCAAATTACGGAGGTATGCCGGGCAGTCAGCCAACTGACGGCTTTCAAAATGTGCCGGAACAGATGGCATCCCAGTTGCCCTATTAA